TTTAGCGATTGACAGTTTTGGTTCCTTTGGAAAGCTTATCTCTCCTGCCAGGGCCCCTCCTGTAGTTGACGGAATGTTGTTGAACAGTCAAGATCCTATATAACCTGTATGCATCTTTCACTCGGCGCGCACTCTTCCAGAATACCCTGcactctgtgagacctgtgccTTCGAAGCTTCGAATAAAGAACCAAGAAGACAACTCTGTTCGTTTCACCATTTATTGTTTGATCATTCTGACTTGTGTATCTCCACAGTATTGACTGGGTCTAAGATTTACGTAACAGTATCTTGTAAGAGAGGTTGGGGAATTAATACCTTCACCTGTTTTGAAAGGGGTGTTTCCAGGACTGACTGAGTGGGTgcattggaaatgttatttaataTTCCTGAGCCATCAATCAAAGCAAATCTAAGACACACCAACAGCACTGAACTCTTCCTCAGCTTTCAACTGCAAACGCGTTATCAAAGTGCCTTACATACATGTATGGACACAGGATAACACAAGATAGCAACCTGTTGCCTTAACTAATCCTCCCTGGCAGGGTTTCAGTTCTATGATGTGACAGTGGGAGTCCAGTGTTGTCGATTAActgacctcctcctcctcaccttgGTTAAGGTAACATACCGTAGTAGTGCTGTGAGACCTTACCAAGAGAAATGAATGAGCTGCTGGAGTgctttctgttttcatttaagtgAAAAGTTTGTCGGAATGGGATTATATTTCAACCAACACAATCTCCATGATTTGTTTCTAAACAAGGCTAGTGTAGTTGTCTCTGCTAatgatttatttaatttgtatacAACAACAGTACAATCCTTAAACCAAAAGTAATTTAGAACATTACTACTGCATACTcagatatatgtgtgtaaatgtTATCTCAAATGGCATAAATCCCAACAGTACATCAACATAACCAGAAGAATGAAGTAGAATAATAAATTGTTTGATATAAAATGTATTGGTGCTTAGATATCCACCCTGCATAATAACATGTCTGAATTAATCATTGCACAGAATCAGCTTTTAAAGCCTTGGTTTATGAGCATCTGGAGTCACAGATTCAGTTGGATCTCTCTGATattattgtttgtgattggaaaGAACCGGCTGTTGTTTCATCTGAAGATGTTTGACGGCTTAGAGATTTCTCACCCCTTAgtctatcacatacaatgtgtttcgagtgctagccaatagaagcgataatgttacatagtgatgtcactgaagtaaacaaaggagtccaaccaAGGCATGCAggaaaacctatataacactacaggaaagtaTACCCTATAATCAGCTAAATAGGGCCTCTTCAAGGAACCCTGTGGAGTTTTTGACCACAAGTAGGGCTTTTAATCAATATTCTTGTGAGTCGTTCTGTTTATTTTTTCCATGTGTGTTCAAGCTGTGTCACTGAATGTAAATATCACGCTTTTGTTTGTTTATAAGAAAGATCTTAACCTTATGTGTAGTGTCTAAGTGTTAAGCACTGCATCATCGTACATTTCATATTTTGCATGAATTTCACCAATATATtcatccattttggcctctgacatttacataaatggttacagtgtatatcgtactgaccggcctaaaaaaggtggtggcgttgccatttatgtgaaaaataagttttgtgtaactaatatggtttccaaatctgttagtaaacagctagaatttttagccgtgaatattgaggtaacaaagggtcaacagctcatggtggtgggctgctacagggccccttcggctgtcaaggactctttatcgtcattggcaaaactgttatcacaactttcctacaaggaaatagtgctgcttggtgattttaattgggactggttaacttctgtgtcagaggattttaaaaacctgtgtacctcattgaattttacccagattatagacagtcctactcgcccaaatattaagtccccaaataaatcctccttaattgatctaattttaacaaatgttccacataaatactcatctgtgggagtatttgctaatgatgtgagtgaccactgtgttgtagccacaattagggacactaaggtccaaaaggttaaaccacgtatcatcacaaagagagacaaaaaacactttgtggagcagggttttttacatgatctgtttgattttgattggggtagaatcaatttgtgtgctgatgtagaaactgcatggtcttatttttatcttggttttatgaaaattatagatagacatgcacctctgcgtaaatttagagtgaagggacgaaacaatccctggttttctgctgagctgtctagtctccttcatgagagaaataatgcttgggctaaggctaggaaatcaggctcagagttagaatggctacgttttaggcagctaagaaatagcttcacatctcaaataaaaagtgctaaatcaaagtactatttgtcggttaccacagaaaacctgaataatcctaggaaatgttgaaaagccataaaatcgatttccactggtgatatcccaaatgagctacctccgtgccttaccacagcatctggcattatatcagacagggctactatgctaaattgctttaatgagtattttgtgtcttgtggctctctgtttgattctgtcactgactgtacttctgcttctgtgaacgctccaatccttgactctgaacaatgtggtctggaaaaccctttcagttttactcctttaactattggtattgttcatgaagcattatccaagttagatcctaggaaaccggctggcccggacaatgtagaacctttctttttaaagatagctgcagattttattgctccacctcttacttctctttttaacctctccctcagcacgaacacaattccaaaagtatggaagtctgcttatgtcttgcctttactgaaaggaggggaggcaactattttaaataactataggccaatctctaaattgtcagttctggctaaggtgctcgaacgcttagtgagtgaacaagtaaaggagtttttatgtataaatgacatcctgtctaaacatcagtcaggcttcagaaagaaacacagcaccatcactgcgacaatgaaagtggtaaatgacattactactattttagataataagcagagttgtgcagctctgtttattgacctttccaaagcatttgacaccattgatcatcacattttaaagcagaggctactcagtattggtatatccagccatgcagtggggtggtttgtgaactacctctctgaaaggtcccaatgtgttcattttgatggactgtcttctgaatggttaaacatttctaatggtgtaccacaaggttctgttttaggaccacttttattctccatatatattaacagtgtaggtgataatgtggatgaagctactttacatttttatgcggatgatactgtgatgtattgtgctggtccctccattaaagaggctgttgttaaattacaagctgtttttaacactattcagactcagctctctgaattaaagcttcttttaaatgtggataaaaccaaggtaatgctcttttcaaaagctaaaaagacaccagagcctgttttagatattgtaactacgcaaggaacaaaacttgaagttgttgcatgttacaaataccttggtatctggcttgatgattgtctctcttttaaacgtcatgtcaataacctgcttaaaaaactgagggttaggctaggtttctttttcagaaacaagtcctgtttctcgcttgaggccaggaaaaggctagtcactgtgacctttttacctgtgctggactatggtgatctggtctatatgaatgcacctgccaattacctgagcaaattggatgctgcgtatcacagtgctctgagatttgtcacaaattgtaaagcgcttacacatcactgtacactgtataccaaggcaggtttaccatcactctctgtacggaggctcagtcattggtacacgtttatctataaagctttgttgggtaaactcccgtattatatctgctctctgataacacagagagttgcaagcagctattgtctgaggtcacatgatgtagtcttgttagatgtgccaagagcaaggactgtcttaggtaagacagcttttatgtgcgcagctccacttgcttggaacaatcttcagcaagaattgaaactgagcaatctcattcctctgcatgtttttaaagctaggctaaatgaaatgcttgctgatacaatgggcacttgtaaatgtctataactatgtatcctgtaaatataatgtataatgtcctttattgttttatgtttcatgtggaacctatgctgcaggtctcccttgaaaaatagatctatgatctcaatgggaccaatctggttaaataaaggtttgaaatgaaatgaaatgaattgcAGAAGCAAACAGAGCCAACAGCTGTTATCGTTAGGACATTTTGACGGGTGACGGCTTAATCaacgtcccccccctccccctctctctccctctagaGACCTGTGAGGAAAGAAAGTAGAAGAAGGAAGGAGCTGCTGCGGACACATTCTGCTTAGCACCACGGACAGCGGACGATTAGGAGACACAAGCTATCCACCATCGATATTTTTGGAGaatcaggagactaaatggacAATGAGGAGTTTGGTTTGGGGATTTTCTGATTTTGATTACTCTCAAAAGTATTTTGCGCTGCTTGGCAAAGTAAACGTGTTCTCGTCTTTGTGTAATGTATGCGAGAGGTAAAAACGTAGCTTTTCTTTGGTAGTAAAAGTACCTAAGCAAAGTTTAGATTAGATACCCTTTATGCATAACTAACACCAAGAGTATCGCCTAAATTAATAAAGCGTTATTATCGAGCTCCAGGCAGGTCTAACGTGCGTAAAAGCCGTGCCGCTGATACCAGCGATACTCCCGCTTGACGCGTGCGACAGCAGATGGATTGTATGTTTGCAGTGTCATGTTGATAGTCAGTGTTATTAAAATCGAAAACCGGTGAGTAATTACGCATATTACTCCTTGTTAAAAAACCCGTTCGAATGTAAGATACAAGACAATATAGTATTTGGCTCATGGCGCATGGTGAGCATTGAaagaaaaatgaaaacacacactttGTCATTCCAAGGAGAGAGTAACAGTGGTCAGTACACTTGACTTCTATGAGTCGCCTACTTTATCTAAGGCACATAGCACACACCTAAATTCAAGACACTTATCAAATGGGTCAAACCACTGTTTCATTGTTGCCTAGATGCTTAGTGAGTAAGTAAAGTTATTCCAATATAGcatcctttttaaaaaaaaaagaaaatagaaaaaaagTACAACAAATAAACATCAGCAGAAACAGAACTTAAAAAGATACAAAAATGACAAACACTCGAGGCGAAACAAGGGTCTTTACATGTTAGTGAGTTTCCAGCTGCTTTTTAAAGGCTTCTACAAACATTGATTTGTTTCTGTTCCAAAATAAACATGGAAACTAACAAGGCGGAAGTAATGACTTTCTTTTAAATTAGTAAAAACCTGAGGTAACAAATCTACATCTGGACTCTGGCACCATCATCCTCTCTGAAACCTACAATGGAGCCCCCTGAGCAAAGCTACTGGTTTCCCCTGGCATCAGACCTCAACTCCTCCTCTGCAGCCCCCCCGTCACCTTTCTTCTTCTCCTACCTCCACCTCTCCAACATCTCCTCCAACCTGTCCACTCAGAGTGTCCCCTTCCAGGGCAGCAGCACCCTGATGACCGCTCTCATCTCCCTCACAATCTTCATGGTGGGTCTGACCGGCAACACTCTGGCCATCTACGTGGTGCTGCGCTATGCCAAAATGAAGACAGTCACCAACATCTACATCTTGAACCTGGCTGTGGCCGATGAGCTCTACATCATCGGGCTCCCCTTCCTCACCACACAGAACGTGCTCTCCTATTGGCCATTTGGCACCTTCCTGTGCCGCTTGGTCATGACAGCAGACACCATGAACCAGTTCACGTCCATTTTCTGCCTGACGATAATGTCCATTGACCGTTATCTGGCTGTGGTTCATCCAATCCGCAGCACCAAGTGGAGGCACCCCCGCGTGGCCAAGGTGGTGAGCGCAGCCGTGTGGGCCGTGTCCTTTGTGGTGGTCCTGCCTGTGTTCATcttctctgatgttcaggtaaaAACTTCAGTCCTACATGTGCTTCACCTTTTCTGTTTAGCTTCAACTAAAGTGTTGGATCCTTGGAAATCTACACGGGGAgggtttttttttctcccaaaatCCATTAAGTTGCACCACCATGTTTCTACAATATCTTATAATGGACAAATTCAACTTTGGCTCTAGAGAGGGACTTTTACATTTTGGTGTTTACTAAAGGCCATCGCAAGGAGAGGTGAAAGGAGTGGTTTTCAGTTGGTTTTCATCAACCTCACAGCTAGAGACCAGAAACTCACACACTTGAACTTTAAAAGCTCCTCCTGATTAAAAATCCTTAATGTTCCACTAAGTCTAGTTAAAAGCTCATATAGAATTAGAACACACTGTCGGTTCATCCCTTTTGTTACATCCCAAATTGATATGAAAACAAGGAATTGTTTAAATAGTCATAGTTATGTAGTTCAACATTACTCCCCCCTCAGCAAATGGTTACACGTTTTCATCGATCATCTTGAATtgaagcttttttttttatctttaggCTGTATTAAATGGAACATATTATGCTCATCTTCACatttcatttttgtatttaGGGGCTCttctgtctccatgctttaatgttcaaaaagctctttatttttctcatactgcctgtgctgcagcacctcttttcaccctctgtctgaaaccagagcccagtccgctctgattggttagctggctatctctgttgtgattggtcaaccgcttacagATGTCTCGCCCCTTAGCCGTacaatcatgtacaatgtgtttgagtgctagccaatagaagcgcaagtgtaacaaagtgatgtcactatgtgtcGGAGACAAACTCCCTCCGGAGGGAACTGTGGGATTCTAGCATTTGCAGaccaactttttcaaaataatgTCGAAGAACAGATAACATCTGTCACAAGATTAGATTTAAAGGGATCATTTGAATTCCGCAAATTACACTGAATTCACTTTCTTGTTGAGAGAAATACAAGGATATTGATTCCAGATTTGTGTCTGTTAAATATGGAGCTACAGTAAGGGCATCACAGGCTTAGCTTAGTATAACAGCTGGAATTGGTTATGTTCATGtatatacaataaatacaatgatgGTCAACATAAACATTTGCTGATGGCAAGAACAAAGTGGAGCACTCACTGTACCAGCCAGATAATTTCTTCAGGCATAGATAGAGACCAAAAACAGagctaaaataaatgaataatagaAGAACATTTTCAAGGCAAGAAATTCAATAATTTGTCTCCTAAGACTTAACTGAAAGAATGCCTTTGTCTTCTTGAACCTTTTGAGAATTCATGATTATACAAGAGATTCTTTGATGGAAAGAATACGCAAGTTGTTTTTGAACTAACTGAATATCCGAAGGTATTATATGAGAGGagaaaacacttttaaaataaagGTGGGTGGAGAATATTCCGAACAAAGTTTCTTCAGTCAACGTCGAACCATAATGTTGATAACAAAACGACAAGTTACTTGCCAGTTAGACAGTCGTTTCTCTAGGCAAACAcaaaatgtaacaacataaaGTCTGGAAATGTCATCCACAAAGCAAAATGTGCTTTCTTGAGAAAGCAGATAATGTTATTGGAATTTCTCCTAACATCCCTTTCTGCATTATGAATACGCTTTATAGTTTCAATTGAAATCTATTGTTTACCGTGTTTTGCTCCCAGTCTGACTGAGCAGATAATtgcaatttgtatttgttttactcAGGTTAATTCTATGTCCTTTATAGGAGACATTTAACTCCTGCAACATGAACTGGCCAGAGCCAAAGAATGCGTGGTCAACAGCCTTCATCCTCTACACTGCCACAGTGGGCTTCTTTGGACCCCTGCTCATCATTTGCCTCTGCTACCTGCTTATCATTATCAAGGTGTGTACAAATGTGTGTTCTTGTGCTGTTATTAAATATTGATCATTTCAATCATCctcaacattttaccaacatttGTATCCCTTCAATCATCATTCAATGGGTGCAGATTAAGTCATCAGGGGTACGGGCGGGCTTCACCAAGCGTCGGCGTTCGGAGCGCAAGGTGACGCGGATGGTGGTGGTTATCGTGGTGGTGTTTGTGCTCTGCTGGCTGCCGTTCTTCATCATCAACATAGTCAATCTGGTAGCCATCATCCCAGAGTCCAGCATCAGTGCCGGCATCTATTTCTTCGCTGTCAGCCTGTCCTACGCCAACTCCTGTGCCAACCCGGTGCTCTACAGCTTCCTGTCAGACAACTTCAGGCAGAGCTTCAGAAAGGTAGGTTAAATATCCTCAAGGCGAAGGTTGAACAAGTAGTTTGAC
Above is a window of Pseudochaenichthys georgianus chromosome 1, fPseGeo1.2, whole genome shotgun sequence DNA encoding:
- the LOC117453757 gene encoding somatostatin-like receptor F_48D10.1, encoding MEPPEQSYWFPLASDLNSSSAAPPSPFFFSYLHLSNISSNLSTQSVPFQGSSTLMTALISLTIFMVGLTGNTLAIYVVLRYAKMKTVTNIYILNLAVADELYIIGLPFLTTQNVLSYWPFGTFLCRLVMTADTMNQFTSIFCLTIMSIDRYLAVVHPIRSTKWRHPRVAKVVSAAVWAVSFVVVLPVFIFSDVQETFNSCNMNWPEPKNAWSTAFILYTATVGFFGPLLIICLCYLLIIIKIKSSGVRAGFTKRRRSERKVTRMVVVIVVVFVLCWLPFFIINIVNLVAIIPESSISAGIYFFAVSLSYANSCANPVLYSFLSDNFRQSFRKVLSVGTVRCKTNGVDDGDPSAPRTEKSTAHDCVLFSQRNQAYHYPQSSQISPHPPGSPTSHTAADLHRSTPTPQPFSPSPGVGPPTTPVDSTAASMVTPADLPTITALTSPTSPASIAPPEQ